Within the Carassius auratus strain Wakin chromosome 18, ASM336829v1, whole genome shotgun sequence genome, the region CATTTGCCAGGTATCTGCTGTCACCTTCTTCAACTTGTGGATTAGTAACCGTTGTAACATGACCTAGATCACCTGATATAGAAATTACTGTCAATCTCATCAACTTCATAAAGCCACATCTGTATAAAACATGTTACTGTTACAATCATCTGGGTATGTAGTTTTAGTGTCTTACCTATTTTGTACACCACACTTGTGGTGGGaccatcttcttcatcttcaaatTCCTCTACACTAGCAACAGGTTTCCGTGAAATGAAAAtattgcctgaaaaaaaaaaaaaatgttattaatatacaAGTTACaactttaaaacacataaaaaaaaatagaatgtgtGTAATAAGCATATACATACTTGGCTTTATATCCATGTGAACAAGTGCTGTAGAGTGAATGTACTTGAGTCCACGAGAGACTTGCAACAGCAGATCCTTCAACTCCATCTCAGAAAGGAAGTGTATGCGTCTATTGTTCTCAGCAATAACATCAGACAGGGTTCCTCCATTGCAGTACTCATTCTGGATCAGCATGTGGTCATCTTCTGCCCAAGCAGAATAATACCTTACAACGTGGGGGTGCTGTCCAAGAACTGCATGTGCATATACCTCACGAAGTGCATTTTGCCTATTGGGGGAGAATtcataggaataaataaaaagcaataagAATTTCAATTCAATAGCTGGTCTAACGGAGTATatgacagcatttaaaaaaaaaaaaaaaaaaaaatgttattttcacttACTCATCCACAGAGCCTGCCAGGGGCTTTTTGGAACGTTTGATAGCGTAAATACAGCCATCCAACCTCTTGACGCATTTAAAAACAGAACCAAATTCTCCAGAGCCAATCTTCTCCAGCTCATGAAACTCAGACGCATATCTGGACATCATGTTATTCTCCATCATTGTGATCCTCTGTggaaaatatcattttttaattaGACACAAAAATAAAGCAGTTCTTAACTAGAAGGCCAAGTAGGAATGCACCAAAATTAATTCCATAAATGTTACAAGGCTTAAAATCCTGCCTGTAACTGCCTGAACATCAAGTAACAGAATCTTTGTCATACAGAACATCCAAAGTCTGATATCAAAAGTTACTCTTAATTGTGAGTGTTAATTAGATAAAAGCTAGtcaataataaaaagttaattaaattttACCTTTGAGGGTGGAATGAGCTCATCATCCATCTCAGGATCACTTGCATCCATGTCTTCTCCACAtgagctaaagaaaaaaaaaaagggacactATTAGTAAACAGAGACATCAAACTCTAGGGGGCAGGAGAGAGTCCTGACTAAGCACATGGCGCGGTGAATGAGCGAACACGAGGAACTGGTTCTTCGCCAACTTTTTGTCTTGGAACATAATTAGTAAACGGGTTTAACAAACGGTCCTGCAAAACTGTCTCACAGCTGTCCAATATGGCCAAACTGTTTTATTCTACTAAAACTAGTTCACAGCAGTCAATAAACTAGAGGTTAACttgtttaaaatgcaaaaagaacgaggaaaaaaacatgtaacGTTATACATTGTGGTCAACATACTCGTTCCAGTGTGCTCGTTTCCTGTTGTTTCGTTGTAGTGTCGATGATTGCACCAGAATGGAGTCCGGGGTGAAGGGGTTGATGTTTACTAGAGGTGTCTGGTTTCGTCTTCCGTCCAGACAGGCTTTGCTTGTTGAATCAACATTCTTAAAAAGGGCGACTCTCCGGTTCGTCGATGCCATCGTCCTGGCCCTCGACAATAAGCTCTGTACGTTAGATACAATAATATGCATAATTAATACTCATTTTATACAGCATTTAAAACGCTTTCTTAAAGTCAATATCAAAGCAGATGGAACTGACTCAAGTCAGTACACAAAAAAAACGAGGAAAGGCAGAACATTACACATTTCAGATGATGTAATGAAGTGCTGGGATAAATAGACTGATTCACTGTTGTTACATAACTTTGCAGTTAGTCCAATATCTGGGTCACTCTAGGTGAACATCCACCTAGTAGAGGTTCAGAGCTTATTTTCAAATCACAACCACTTcagtttatttttgaaaaaataaataataataataataatctctatatacacacacacacatcacgtataaacaaacagaaaaaaaataattttatcttattttgtatTCAAGTAGAACAGAAGCCAATTTTCTGcgttaacagaaaaaaaaatacttaagtttGCAAATTTCGATTTTTGTATATCAGTGACTACAAACCTTTGGGGTATGAGGGGTATCAAACAGCCGGAGTTTTCTGAAAGTTTTATGGGGTGGTGTATCGGGACAGTCCGGGACAGGAGAGCTGGACCCCTCCATGTCATCATGAATGTAACTCCTCTCAGGTGAACTGTCGTAAGCCTGTGGACTTTTCCTTGGCGATGGCGAGCTTTTCATGTAAAAGGCTGGTTTGGCCCGAGACGGTGAGCCGAATCCATCTTCGTCCCAGGACTCGTCGTCGTCTCTGGTTCGGCTGAGTGGGCTGCTGCTGCCCGGGTCCGCCGGCCTCTTATCGCCGCTGCGCCGCACGGAAACCGGCGAGTCCAGCTCCGTGAAGCCCGACTCGGCTCCGGTGCTGTTGTTCGCTTCTTCAATGCTGTCTTCTTCACCGTCACTGACCGAAAACTGCAACTTTTGGCGAACGGGTTTAAGATTTGGAGACTTGCCGTGCCTCCGTGTAACGAAACTCATCTTTCCAGCAAAaagatcagtttttgtaaaaaaataaaataataataacttaataaaaaacaagtactttaaaactataaaaaaccaGCCCAAGTGGCTGGCAAATCAGGCAGAGATTATGTAACGTTAGTTTAGATAAACATATCTAATACTGGCCGTGCAGTGCAACAACCCCAGCGCTGATGAAGAGTCCAGAAAAAACGGTTGTGTGATTCCCAACTTATCTGCTAACGTTAACGTACGATTATCCGAGGAAAGTATCTTCTCTCGCTGACAGATATCTCCGTGACAAGTCCGTACAAGTTCAGTTTAGTCGCATAAAAACTGATAACGACGTTGTTGTCGTATTAACCAGCGTCCACGGCGACGTATCGGGTGAAAAAATGGCTGCTCCACAAACTTCCAACTGATATCTGAAGaactaaaaacttaaaaataaatcctGATAGCAATTCCGCGATCTATAAAACGCCGAATTAAGGTAAAACGCTCAAAATATGTCAAAGCATCCAAAATCGTGTCGTTTTAGACAATAATGTTTACAAAACTAGTTTGAATGGCGAGCTACTCCTCCCACCAACAAGCGTGGTCAAAGTCTTCCCGCGACCGTTGGTCATGTGACGTGGTTTGTACCAATGAACGTCGGCTTCCAAAGTTTAAAAGATAGGAGGTTCTGTAGGTGCTACGTCAGCAAGCCCCTCCCCCTAAATGCTCAGGACTGTGACCTGAATTTGGCGCGAATGCTTTTCTTTCATCTACGACGGAATGATCTTGTTTGATCTTGCACTTCATCAGTGAAATGCTTCAGTGAAGATAGCTTTTCACATTCTACATTGTAATCTGTTCATGGTGACACAGGGACACATTACAATAATAACACATGGGCACATTACAATAATAACACGGTATTATATTTGAtgagattaaacattttataagttTTTTCATGGTGGTGTAAATTAGCCACATGTATATGTTTTAGTttcaattattcaaaaaaaaattttttttacatcaacatATTAATGGGGCTTTCCAGACTCTTAGTGTATTGTACATAAACCCCATCACGTTTGGAAAGTCCCTAGAATTTACATTGTGAAAATAAATTGAATGCTACTAGGTTTTTTTGTTTATGATTGTTGTGCAAAAAATCTGAAAGAATTAAACCTGTAAACCGCACTCTGCACTGGGTGATATTAAGTCAAAGAATACAATACAAtgaaattattgtaattttttttaatcacaattgtAGACCTTTTCTTAACAGCTTGCAAAAAATAGcataatcaaatatatacagaaaACTCTACTTTTAAAATACTATGTACATATCAACACAAAAATATCTTCTTAGTATATAGCAATCATGATGTCAGCATTATGAAAAACTATGATGCTTGCTTGACAGATTTTCAATACCcagacttacacacacacacacacacacacagattcaccCACCCTTGGGACGTTTAGTTCACAGTGAACTAAAGTTACAATGTGAGTTAATCATCCATGCCTGGGGTTTCTCCTTGCTGTATTCTTGATGCTATTCTGATGGCTTCTTCAAGAGAGGGCTGATCACTGAGCTAAGAGGAGGAAAAGGGgggaaaatttaataaaacttgtctaatatatatatttttttttttacagacggAATACaacaaattatttcaaaattgtcAATCTTGCTCACAAACAGGGGTCAACACTCCTCTAAAAGAACAATACACTTACCCTTTTTTGGCAATGAGGGCTCATTAATCAGAACTGAATAGCACATTGTGTAAAGATCAATTCAAGGTTGATTGGGCTAGACCAGTTTGCTCAATTAGTTCCATTAGTGCAAAAAAGACAAGTGATACAATCACTTATGATAATTATTAGATCATTAACTGCTACTGATCTCAGTTATTATTACACTAAGAGCGGAAATCAATGCTTAATTAAATAGTGTTATTTAGAAGTcaaaattttagattttaaaatcataaaactggTGACTGATTTTGTGtactttaaatttaagtttacagTTTGCACTCATTTTCTCTCAGTGATCCACAAAACTGTAAATCACATTCATGCTCTTAAGTAatcagaatttctttttttctttttttatgaatgcCAGCAGTGTATCAAATACATTTGATCTggcttattttaatataatttatatcatgGTGAAATTCATagtgcatttaatttaaaaaagtttccAACCGTTAGACCTAAACaaccacaaaatgaaaaaaacaataacttGCATCCAAAAAACACACACCTAATGAAAGAAGGTTGCAGCCCCACAACAAACAGTCAAGTCTTTTGACAAAAACTGCATGTTTCCACCTTAAAAGGGTCTTAAAAGTTTATGGCATTAACTGCAGGTTTTATTATGTACCGTCAGGCAAAGTAAACACATTATTTAAGTTCCTAACTGAGCATGTTAATGTGACTTTGAAAGGAAGATTCCAcaatgtgtgtggtgtgtatatattgtatacCTGCACAGCTATGTGTGTGCCGTTAGAAGTAGCCAGCAGCGTGACTGGGTGTGGGCTTGTGGAAACCACATGCTGTTCCTGATCTTGGACAAGCTCCCCCTCCTCTGTCTGGTACGCAATAGccacctaaaatgaaaataaaagtttacacAATAACCtcaacttgtatttatttagtaaaataatagacTTCCTCAATAGCATACAAgctatttaaagggacagtccacccaaaCAATAAAATTGACATCCTCATGTCATTATAAACCTGTATGCAGTTATTTCTTTTGTGGaagaagaaagtttttttttttatgaatgtttgtAACAGTTTGGGGTCCCACTGGCATCCATATAATGGACAAAAATGCAATGGAATTCTGCAATGGTAATTTAttgccagcattcttcaaaatatatatagatttttttatgtgttccataaaaggaagaaattcatacaggtttggtacaacatgaggatgtgaaaataacagaattagcattttttgGTGGACTTTTCCTTAAAGTAACAACACTTACCTGTCCCTCTGTGCCATCTGCAGACACCATAGTAACAGAATGTGCTCCTCCCGAGGAAAGCATCGCTTCATGTGCCGGGATGGTTATGGTGGTTCCTTCTTGTGTTACCATGGTAATTGTGCCTCCCATAGCCTGCATATCTGCTTGAGACAGAACCTGAGAGGGGGAAGACAACAATTATTTACCTGGAAAATAACTGCATATCAACCACCCTTCCACAGATTACAATACAGGACTTGTATAATCAATATCAATATAGGACTTGTGGGAATTTATTTAAGTCATCACTGACCTGTTGTGTGCCATCCTGAGATATGAGAGCCACATGCTGTTGTCCCATGACTTCTGATCCCGACACCTGCTCAGACCCAGAGTCATCTTCCACTACTGTTGGAGTGTACATTAACCCAGGCTCATCAATAGCCTCTGAAAAAGACGCCAAttcaaaattcagatttttagtttatattagaTGGTCATAGTTTGCAGCTGGAGATCTAAGTAAACAGACCTGCTGGGGGCTCAAAATAAGCTTCTTGTTCTTCTTCTATGGGCTCGGTGTCATTGTGTGCTGTGCGTTTATGCATGGCTAAGGTCGAAATCTGCTTATATGTCTTTCCGCAGTGATTACAGTTGTAGGGTTTGCAGGGAGTATGAACTACATGGTGCTTGTACAGGCTGGAGTACTCAGTGAAACGCTTGTCACAGCCAGGAACAGTGCAGACGTAAGGCTTCTCACCTGAATATGATGAGACAAACATACTTTTGAGCTTATGGTAcgaaattatacattatttttgtgtGGGGGTGGGGGATTCTTGCAACCTCAAAGCTTCcgatttctttaaaatgtaagctTTATTAGATGTTGGAAGCAGTTAGAGCTGATAGGA harbors:
- the wee1 gene encoding wee1-like protein kinase translates to MSFVTRRHGKSPNLKPVRQKLQFSVSDGEEDSIEEANNSTGAESGFTELDSPVSVRRSGDKRPADPGSSSPLSRTRDDDESWDEDGFGSPSRAKPAFYMKSSPSPRKSPQAYDSSPERSYIHDDMEGSSSPVPDCPDTPPHKTFRKLRLFDTPHTPKSLLSRARTMASTNRRVALFKNVDSTSKACLDGRRNQTPLVNINPFTPDSILVQSSTLQRNNRKRAHWNDSCGEDMDASDPEMDDELIPPSKRITMMENNMMSRYASEFHELEKIGSGEFGSVFKCVKRLDGCIYAIKRSKKPLAGSVDEQNALREVYAHAVLGQHPHVVRYYSAWAEDDHMLIQNEYCNGGTLSDVIAENNRRIHFLSEMELKDLLLQVSRGLKYIHSTALVHMDIKPSNIFISRKPVASVEEFEDEEDGPTTSVVYKIGDLGHVTTVTNPQVEEGDSRYLANEVLQEDYSNLKKADIFALALTVISASGTEPLPTNGEKWHKIRQGILPHIPQVLSQEFLSLLKLMIHPDPTRRPSTSDLIRHPVLLTASRMSADQLRVELNAEKFKNALLQKELKKAQMAKAAAEERVLSTDRVLTRSTVQSSSRASRLIGKKMNRSVSLTIY